A single region of the Ignavibacteria bacterium genome encodes:
- a CDS encoding NADH-quinone oxidoreductase subunit N gives MDFNITDIYSYLPLVILASVILISLVIEMYVKSAEKIIPWLTVVSFLVVSYQSLLSVGDQGIFFNGMLATGGQVNIFYFIFNFGAAIVTLLSVDYLRKTGIYHGEFYILLQSAVLGMMMIASARDLVMIFIGLEQMSLCFYILAGFARKRPFSNEAALKYFLLGSFATGFIVYGLGLLYGSSHTLNIALLFQSFTFDKTNIIGIIGLTLFFIGFAFKIAAVPFHMWVPDVYQGAPTATTAIMSTGGKTAAFAALILVVSPAFAKERASEVLTPMIAFFATLSMLYGSITAILQTDIKRMLAYSSIAHAGYMLIGLAAGNDRGIDGLIYYLAAYSFMNLGAFGIIAMIEDKEEKNLLISDYAGLGTKYPLLAGLLALFMFALSGIPPFAGFFGKYYVFISAIESNLVWLAIVGIISSVISVYFYLRLVVVMYFSKEESKLEIVNSNSAMTGIIVSAILIVLMGILPGSVINLISKF, from the coding sequence ATGGATTTTAACATAACAGACATATATAGCTATCTCCCGCTGGTAATTCTGGCATCGGTTATTTTAATTTCCCTCGTGATCGAGATGTATGTCAAGAGTGCGGAAAAGATCATCCCATGGCTGACTGTGGTCAGTTTTCTTGTGGTGTCTTATCAATCACTCTTGTCTGTCGGTGATCAGGGAATCTTCTTTAACGGAATGCTGGCAACCGGTGGACAGGTCAACATTTTCTACTTCATTTTCAATTTTGGTGCAGCAATAGTCACTCTCCTTTCTGTGGACTATCTCCGTAAAACCGGAATATATCATGGAGAGTTTTACATACTTCTGCAATCGGCAGTATTGGGAATGATGATGATAGCCAGCGCTCGCGATTTGGTAATGATTTTCATTGGTCTCGAGCAAATGTCTCTTTGTTTCTACATTCTTGCCGGTTTTGCGCGCAAAAGACCTTTTTCGAACGAAGCTGCGTTAAAATATTTTCTTCTTGGTTCATTCGCCACAGGGTTCATTGTCTACGGTCTCGGACTTCTTTACGGCTCGTCCCACACACTCAATATTGCGCTTTTGTTCCAGTCATTCACCTTTGACAAGACTAATATAATTGGAATCATCGGGCTTACCCTTTTCTTTATTGGATTTGCCTTCAAAATTGCTGCGGTTCCGTTTCACATGTGGGTTCCCGATGTCTATCAGGGTGCACCGACTGCAACCACAGCAATCATGTCTACAGGTGGTAAAACTGCAGCTTTTGCAGCCCTTATTCTTGTAGTCTCACCCGCATTTGCTAAAGAGAGAGCGAGTGAAGTACTGACCCCAATGATTGCCTTTTTTGCTACCCTTTCGATGCTTTACGGAAGTATTACAGCCATACTACAGACAGATATTAAAAGAATGCTGGCTTATTCCTCAATCGCACATGCGGGTTATATGCTTATAGGTCTCGCAGCCGGGAATGACAGAGGGATTGACGGCTTAATATACTATCTGGCAGCCTATTCCTTTATGAATCTCGGTGCATTCGGGATCATTGCGATGATCGAGGATAAAGAAGAGAAGAATCTCCTGATAAGTGACTATGCCGGTCTGGGTACTAAATACCCGCTCCTCGCCGGTCTTCTTGCTCTCTTCATGTTTGCTCTTTCGGGAATTCCCCCTTTCGCAGGTTTCTTCGGTAAATACTATGTGTTTATCTCGGCTATCGAATCAAATTTGGTGTGGCTCGCCATTGTTGGCATCATCTCATCGGTCATAAGTGTATATTTCTATTTGAGACTCGTGGTCGTGATGTATTTCAGTAAAGAGGAATCAAAACTCGAGATCGTTAATTCAAATTCCGCAATGACCGGAATCATAGTGTCAGCCATCCTGATTGTATTGATGGGAATTTTGCCGGGTTCGGTGATAAACCTTATCTCGAAATTTTAA
- a CDS encoding sodium:proton antiporter: MRHAALFFAAFFTLFILFNSEIRSESKDSTDKTKQETVLSHTDKAKTAETGAHHGSSPSPYMVIPFILLLLLIAVAPLFFQHFWEHNYHKVAIFLGLIVAVYYAAILNDFTSLRHTLVEYLSFIALLSSLFVASGGILIKVDKKATPVANTLFLLFGAIIANVIGTTGASMLLIRPFMRMNKGRIKPYHIIFFIFVISNAGGALTPIGDPPLFLGFLKGVPFFWVIEQVWLIWILAIFMILTIFFVLDKANKLGADDETNYSGKIELKGLKNLGYLGVIILSVFLDPAVLSWVPSLDPLPVGIREIIMFSVVFAAYRTADEKILKANEFDFAPIKEVAYLFVGIFFTMVPALRLIADMARENSDVFTSSLFYWASGALSSFLDNAPTYLNFMSAAMGKFGYDLNGGAAQTQLFLQNPDAVQYLTAISVGAVFFGAMTYIGNGPNFMVKSISERAGVRVPSFIEYIIKYSLPVLLPVYAIIWFIFFRG, from the coding sequence ATGAGGCACGCAGCACTTTTTTTCGCAGCCTTTTTTACACTGTTCATATTATTTAACAGCGAAATAAGAAGTGAATCGAAAGATTCAACTGACAAAACAAAACAGGAAACTGTTCTTTCTCATACTGATAAAGCAAAGACAGCAGAGACCGGAGCGCATCACGGGTCTTCTCCAAGTCCGTACATGGTGATCCCTTTTATACTGCTTTTACTGCTGATAGCCGTTGCCCCTTTGTTTTTTCAACATTTTTGGGAGCACAACTATCACAAGGTAGCAATCTTTTTGGGTCTGATTGTTGCTGTTTATTATGCGGCGATACTGAATGATTTTACAAGTCTCAGGCACACACTCGTGGAATACCTGTCATTCATCGCCCTGCTGAGTTCTTTGTTCGTTGCAAGTGGTGGCATCCTGATAAAAGTGGATAAAAAAGCCACGCCAGTGGCAAATACGCTTTTTCTACTTTTTGGGGCGATTATTGCGAATGTGATTGGAACAACCGGTGCGTCCATGCTTCTGATTCGTCCATTTATGAGAATGAACAAAGGAAGAATCAAGCCGTACCACATCATATTTTTTATTTTTGTGATAAGCAATGCGGGTGGTGCTCTTACTCCGATCGGAGATCCGCCACTGTTTCTCGGATTCCTTAAAGGAGTTCCTTTTTTCTGGGTGATAGAGCAGGTTTGGCTGATTTGGATTTTGGCGATATTCATGATTCTCACGATTTTCTTTGTTCTTGACAAAGCAAATAAACTCGGAGCGGATGATGAGACAAACTACAGCGGAAAGATAGAACTAAAGGGGCTAAAAAACCTTGGCTATCTGGGAGTAATCATTTTGTCGGTATTCCTTGATCCGGCAGTCCTGTCATGGGTACCTTCATTGGATCCATTGCCCGTTGGAATCAGGGAAATCATAATGTTCAGTGTGGTTTTTGCCGCGTACAGAACTGCAGACGAAAAGATACTTAAGGCAAATGAATTTGATTTTGCTCCCATAAAAGAGGTTGCATATCTGTTTGTTGGTATATTCTTTACAATGGTTCCTGCTCTCAGACTTATAGCGGATATGGCGCGCGAAAACAGTGATGTATTCACAAGTTCATTGTTCTACTGGGCATCAGGTGCTCTTTCGTCATTTTTGGATAATGCCCCGACTTATCTGAACTTCATGAGTGCTGCCATGGGAAAATTTGGTTATGATTTGAACGGTGGAGCTGCACAGACTCAGCTTTTCCTCCAGAATCCCGATGCGGTACAGTACCTGACCGCAATTTCGGTTGGTGCGGTTTTCTTCGGTGCCATGACATATATTGGAAATGGACCCAATTTTATGGTGAAGTCGATTTCAGAAAGAGCCGGTGTCAGGGTTCCAAGCTTTATCGAGTATATAATTAAGTATTCACTGCCCGTTTTATTGCCCGTTTATGCAATAATATGGTTCATATTTTTCAGAGGTTAA
- a CDS encoding NADH-quinone oxidoreductase subunit M produces MDKSYILSLLLLLPIAGSLLVLMLPKENLRLTRITGLVISLVIFVVSLFTYFNFNAESVNFQFAEKYEWVKGLGIYYHVGLDGMSLLLVLLTTFMTPLALLSTWSSIDVKVKEFTFFMLMLEAGMLGVFMSLDLFLFYIFWEAMLIPMYFIIGIWGGKNRIYASVKFFIYTMAGSLVMLIAIIWLANSGTAFTTDLIELYKQGPAIDPSKQNLLFAAFALSFAIKVPLFPLHTWLPDAHVEAPTAGSVILAGVLLKMGTYGLIRFNLPLFPDAVKVFAPYITTLAVIGIIYGALVAMVQKDMKKLVAYSSVSHLGFVVLGIFGLTVESMQGAIIQMVNHGLSTGALFLLVGYIYERTHTREIADYGGIAKIVPVYATILLIVSLSSIGVPGLNGFVGEFLILVGSFKSPLLVSPYFSIIAASGVIFAAVYLLWMYQRVCLETVKNEKMNSLTDLNTRELITLAPLLLFIVWIGIYPSTFLRLSEAFSSNIVNTVMNALAK; encoded by the coding sequence ATGGATAAAAGTTATATATTGAGTCTTCTTTTACTACTTCCCATTGCCGGCTCGTTGCTGGTCCTGATGTTACCCAAAGAGAATTTGAGGTTGACCAGGATAACAGGGCTTGTGATTTCACTCGTGATCTTTGTGGTCTCATTATTCACATATTTTAATTTCAACGCCGAAAGTGTAAATTTCCAGTTTGCCGAAAAATATGAGTGGGTAAAAGGACTCGGAATTTATTACCATGTAGGTCTCGACGGAATGTCGCTTTTGCTCGTTCTGCTTACAACATTTATGACACCACTGGCACTTCTCTCCACCTGGTCGAGTATTGATGTTAAAGTGAAAGAATTTACTTTCTTCATGTTGATGCTCGAGGCAGGAATGCTTGGTGTTTTTATGTCCCTCGATCTTTTCCTCTTCTACATTTTCTGGGAAGCGATGCTTATTCCGATGTACTTCATCATCGGTATATGGGGCGGCAAAAACAGAATCTACGCATCTGTTAAGTTTTTTATCTATACGATGGCCGGTTCATTAGTGATGCTCATTGCCATCATCTGGCTTGCAAATTCAGGAACTGCCTTTACAACCGATCTGATTGAACTCTACAAACAAGGACCTGCAATCGACCCTTCGAAGCAAAATCTTTTGTTTGCAGCGTTTGCTCTTAGTTTTGCAATAAAGGTTCCATTATTTCCTCTACACACCTGGTTACCTGATGCGCATGTTGAGGCTCCAACTGCAGGATCGGTAATTCTTGCCGGTGTTCTTCTGAAGATGGGTACATATGGCCTGATAAGATTCAATTTACCCTTGTTTCCGGATGCAGTAAAAGTTTTTGCTCCATACATTACCACACTGGCTGTTATCGGGATAATCTACGGTGCACTTGTGGCGATGGTGCAAAAGGATATGAAAAAGCTAGTTGCGTATTCATCTGTATCCCATCTTGGATTTGTTGTACTCGGTATTTTTGGATTGACCGTTGAGTCGATGCAGGGAGCGATAATCCAGATGGTTAATCATGGACTCTCAACCGGTGCACTCTTCCTTTTGGTCGGATATATATACGAAAGAACCCACACTCGCGAGATCGCTGATTACGGCGGAATTGCGAAAATTGTGCCGGTATATGCAACAATTCTTTTGATAGTGTCTCTTTCGTCTATCGGTGTTCCTGGATTAAACGGATTTGTTGGTGAGTTCCTGATACTTGTTGGCTCATTCAAGTCACCACTACTCGTCAGCCCTTATTTTTCAATAATAGCAGCCTCCGGTGTAATTTTCGCTGCTGTTTATCTCCTCTGGATGTATCAGAGAGTCTGTTTGGAGACAGTAAAGAACGAAAAAATGAATTCTCTTACCGATCTGAACACCCGGGAGTTAATTACTCTCGCTCCATTACTGCTATTCATTGTTTGGATAGGAATTTATCCGTCAACTTTCTTGAGGTTATCCGAAGCGTTTTCATCTAACATTGTAAATACGGTGATGAACGCCCTGGCAAAATAA
- the nuoL gene encoding NADH-quinone oxidoreductase subunit L: protein MTEYIYLAVLFPLIGFLINGLFGRLIKNEKIVGGIGAGMVGLAFLVVVFSFFETLGLPADQRSRIIKWFTWIKTGGIDAAFSYQVDQLSLTMSLIVTGVGFVIHVYSIGYMHGDKGFWRFFAYMNLFIVAMMNLVLADNFVLLFLGWEGVGLCSYLLIGFYYDRKFEKGTVADASKKAFVVNRIGDFGFLVAMFFVFYYFKSLNFSEVLPLVAGSGIEPWIFEAIAIFLFIGATGKSAQIPLFVWLPDAMAGPTPVSALIHAATMVTAGVYLVARTSVIFAMAPTAMMVVAIIGLFTALFAATIGLVQNDIKKVLAYSTVSQLGYMFLALGMGAFSAGIFHVMTHAFFKALLFLGAGSVIHGMHEEQDIRNYGGLKKYMPKTYLTFAIAAVAISGIPPLSGFFSKDEILWMAYANGGLFFWIIGAITALMTAFYMFRLLSLTFEGKERFDHHHVHPHESPNIMVIPLIVLAVLSVIGGFIGLPKVFVGEHGNLFEVWLAPIFKDATRKLATGNIHSHLEEYLLMATSVIGAVASIMLARHIYLRKPEIATSISDSFKGVYNTLLNKYYVDEFYQKVIITPLVKISDSVLFKFTDAKIIDGAVNGTAKVIDFASGYARKFQTGVTQFYAVIMMIAITGTLFWIILSF from the coding sequence ATGACAGAATACATTTACTTGGCAGTGCTTTTCCCATTGATCGGATTTCTGATCAACGGGCTGTTTGGGAGACTGATCAAAAACGAGAAGATTGTCGGCGGAATTGGTGCCGGCATGGTTGGTCTCGCATTCCTGGTCGTAGTTTTCTCTTTTTTCGAAACTCTCGGATTACCTGCTGATCAGCGGAGCCGGATAATCAAATGGTTTACCTGGATAAAAACGGGCGGTATTGATGCCGCATTCAGTTATCAGGTCGACCAGTTATCTCTCACCATGTCACTTATTGTTACAGGTGTTGGATTTGTTATCCATGTTTACTCAATCGGTTATATGCACGGAGATAAAGGTTTTTGGCGGTTTTTTGCCTACATGAACCTCTTCATCGTTGCGATGATGAACCTGGTGCTTGCCGACAATTTTGTTCTTCTGTTTCTCGGTTGGGAAGGAGTGGGACTGTGTTCCTACCTGCTCATCGGTTTTTACTACGACAGGAAATTTGAAAAAGGTACTGTAGCTGATGCTTCCAAAAAGGCATTTGTGGTCAACAGAATCGGTGATTTCGGTTTTCTCGTCGCGATGTTTTTTGTTTTCTACTACTTCAAAAGTTTAAATTTTAGTGAAGTATTGCCGCTTGTTGCCGGATCGGGGATTGAGCCCTGGATTTTTGAGGCCATAGCAATATTCCTCTTCATCGGAGCCACCGGAAAATCGGCTCAGATACCTCTTTTTGTATGGTTGCCTGATGCGATGGCCGGTCCGACCCCTGTTTCTGCCCTTATCCACGCCGCGACAATGGTTACCGCAGGTGTTTATCTCGTTGCCAGAACATCAGTAATTTTTGCGATGGCACCAACTGCAATGATGGTGGTTGCAATAATCGGATTGTTCACAGCTCTTTTTGCTGCAACAATCGGACTCGTTCAGAACGACATAAAGAAGGTTTTGGCGTATTCCACTGTTAGTCAGTTAGGCTACATGTTTCTCGCACTCGGAATGGGTGCTTTCTCCGCAGGTATCTTTCATGTCATGACACACGCCTTCTTTAAAGCACTTTTATTCCTTGGTGCCGGTTCTGTAATACACGGTATGCACGAAGAACAGGATATCAGAAATTATGGCGGCTTGAAAAAGTATATGCCAAAAACATATCTCACTTTTGCGATTGCGGCTGTGGCAATTTCAGGCATTCCCCCTCTTTCCGGCTTTTTCTCGAAAGATGAAATACTCTGGATGGCTTATGCGAATGGTGGATTGTTCTTCTGGATAATAGGAGCAATTACTGCTTTAATGACTGCATTTTATATGTTCAGACTTCTTTCTCTTACATTCGAGGGGAAAGAACGATTCGACCATCATCATGTGCATCCTCACGAATCCCCGAATATCATGGTGATTCCGTTAATCGTGCTTGCAGTGCTTTCTGTAATTGGTGGATTTATCGGACTTCCGAAAGTTTTCGTAGGGGAGCATGGCAATCTGTTCGAAGTGTGGCTGGCGCCAATTTTCAAAGATGCCACCCGGAAACTTGCGACAGGTAACATTCATTCCCACCTGGAAGAATATCTCCTGATGGCTACCTCTGTTATTGGAGCGGTGGCTTCAATTATGCTTGCAAGACACATCTATTTGAGAAAACCGGAAATTGCTACAAGTATATCTGACTCTTTCAAAGGAGTTTATAACACTCTTCTAAACAAATATTATGTTGATGAGTTTTATCAGAAGGTTATCATCACACCACTGGTGAAGATTTCTGATTCCGTTTTATTTAAGTTTACCGATGCCAAAATAATCGATGGAGCCGTGAATGGCACAGCGAAGGTAATTGATTTTGCATCAGGTTATGCACGAAAGTTTCAAACCGGCGTGACACAGTTTTATGCTGTCATAATGATGATAGCAATAACAGGTACATTATTCTGGATAATATTGAGTTTCTGA
- the nuoK gene encoding NADH-quinone oxidoreductase subunit NuoK, with amino-acid sequence MIPLEYYLILSAFMFVTGVAGVLTRRNAIVVFMSIELMLNSANLTFVAYSSFFGDVIGQLFVFFVMAVAAAEVAIGLAIIIAIFRNKVTINIDEINILKW; translated from the coding sequence ATGATCCCACTCGAATATTACCTTATTTTAAGTGCTTTTATGTTTGTTACCGGGGTTGCCGGTGTACTTACCAGACGGAATGCCATCGTGGTATTTATGTCGATAGAGCTGATGTTAAATTCAGCGAACCTGACCTTTGTTGCATATTCATCTTTCTTTGGAGATGTGATAGGGCAGCTTTTTGTTTTTTTTGTAATGGCAGTCGCAGCAGCCGAAGTAGCTATCGGTCTGGCAATCATCATAGCCATTTTCAGGAATAAAGTTACAATTAACATAGATGAAATTAACATTTTAAAGTGGTAA
- a CDS encoding NADH-quinone oxidoreductase subunit J yields the protein MTLEQGLFGFFALIAVASSVLMVTRKNPVISALFLVLNFGALSGIYLLLRAQFLAVVQVIVYAGAIMVLFLFVLMLLRPEQEKSYFKERPQQKFLAIVIAFLMFAQMVYSIFFTLPGKVVDENTRVEIGTIEHIGKELYTTYLLPFEAIAFVLLTATIGALILSKKKLD from the coding sequence ATGACCTTGGAACAGGGATTGTTTGGATTTTTTGCACTAATAGCGGTAGCATCATCTGTTTTGATGGTAACCCGTAAAAATCCTGTTATTTCCGCACTATTTCTTGTACTTAATTTTGGAGCCCTCTCCGGAATCTATTTGTTGCTCAGAGCCCAGTTTTTAGCTGTTGTTCAGGTAATAGTATATGCCGGAGCGATCATGGTCTTATTCCTGTTCGTTTTGATGCTTCTGAGACCGGAACAGGAGAAATCTTACTTCAAAGAGAGACCCCAGCAGAAATTTCTCGCCATAGTAATTGCTTTTTTGATGTTCGCACAGATGGTTTATTCGATCTTTTTCACATTACCGGGCAAGGTGGTTGATGAGAATACCAGAGTGGAAATTGGAACAATTGAACACATCGGAAAGGAATTATATACAACTTATCTTCTTCCGTTCGAAGCGATTGCGTTTGTACTGCTTACGGCTACAATTGGTGCATTGATATTATCTAAAAAGAAATTGGATTAG
- the hrcA gene encoding heat-inducible transcription repressor HrcA: MQGFELSAREKSILRHIVNQFILTASPVGSRNISKRYDIGLSPATVRNIMADLEDSGYINHPHTSAGRVPTDKGYRLYVDSLMDVPSLDDTTRNSITSEIKKNLVNSEDIYNIASKILGRITDQLACVIYPKIETGVLSRIQLVYLASNKILVVISIVSGLVKTITLELTTNIEEKQIEDVQRLLNEKLAGLRLKDIKTSLAERLKDSEIHGNPIISLLYDSADKIFNDFKTDDKVMISGARNLLKHPEFEDPIKFENIVELMEEKDIIIHIFENSSGIFLERASSISGVNIMIGRELPYNQTEDYSIVMKEYKVGENTGAMGIIGPKRMDYARIIAIVDFTAGLLTELLSGNQNNI, translated from the coding sequence ATGCAAGGATTTGAGCTTTCCGCAAGAGAGAAAAGCATCCTTCGGCATATTGTGAATCAGTTCATTCTTACAGCTTCACCTGTAGGCAGCCGGAACATATCCAAAAGGTATGATATCGGATTGTCACCTGCCACTGTACGGAACATCATGGCTGATCTTGAAGATTCAGGCTATATAAATCATCCGCACACATCCGCAGGAAGAGTGCCCACAGACAAGGGCTACAGGCTTTATGTCGATTCGCTGATGGATGTCCCAAGTCTCGATGATACCACCCGTAATTCTATCACTTCAGAGATTAAGAAAAATCTTGTAAACAGTGAAGATATTTATAACATCGCATCAAAGATTCTCGGCAGAATTACAGACCAGCTTGCCTGTGTTATCTATCCAAAAATAGAAACCGGCGTTCTCAGTCGAATTCAACTCGTCTATCTCGCTTCAAACAAAATTCTTGTCGTCATCAGCATCGTTTCGGGGCTGGTGAAAACAATTACACTCGAACTGACGACGAATATCGAAGAGAAACAAATTGAGGATGTGCAGCGTCTGTTGAATGAAAAACTTGCCGGTTTAAGGCTAAAAGATATTAAAACCTCGCTGGCAGAAAGGTTGAAGGATTCCGAGATTCATGGAAATCCGATAATTTCGCTTCTATATGATTCTGCTGACAAGATATTTAATGATTTCAAGACAGATGATAAAGTCATGATTTCCGGCGCCAGAAATCTGCTGAAACATCCCGAGTTTGAAGATCCGATCAAATTTGAGAATATCGTCGAATTGATGGAAGAGAAGGATATAATTATCCACATTTTCGAAAACAGCTCAGGGATATTTCTTGAAAGAGCGAGTTCGATTAGTGGAGTAAATATCATGATAGGAAGGGAACTTCCATACAATCAGACCGAAGATTACAGTATTGTAATGAAAGAATATAAGGTCGGCGAAAATACCGGTGCAATGGGCATTATAGGTCCAAAACGAATGGATTATGCCAGAATAATCGCAATAGTTGATTTTACTGCCGGACTCCTGACTGAACTTCTTTCAGGGAACCAAAACAATATTTAA
- a CDS encoding nucleotide exchange factor GrpE: MAFGKKKENKEKMNQTENQENENLEPLNESGSTQDNDSTGSLTDAGIINELVEQINNLNAEIEKQKTEIDNLRDILQRRVAEIDNIKRRHREESAKTWSDAEGNLISALLPVIDNFDRAAEFAPKTEDKEKVIQGFILIHDSLAKMLEQKGLKQIPAKGQPFDYNLHNAIGRYANSEVDPDTVLEVVTPGYMYKDTILRHSDVIISELPETPTDDSTKSEEEEK, encoded by the coding sequence ATGGCATTTGGAAAGAAAAAAGAAAATAAAGAAAAAATGAACCAGACAGAAAACCAGGAAAATGAAAATTTAGAGCCCCTGAATGAATCCGGCTCGACACAGGATAACGATTCAACGGGTTCCTTGACGGACGCAGGTATTATCAACGAACTCGTGGAGCAAATCAACAATCTGAATGCAGAGATCGAGAAGCAAAAAACCGAAATCGACAATTTGAGAGATATTCTTCAAAGAAGAGTCGCAGAAATTGACAATATCAAACGCCGTCACCGTGAAGAATCAGCCAAAACATGGTCAGATGCAGAGGGTAATCTCATTTCCGCGCTTCTGCCTGTCATTGATAACTTCGACCGCGCGGCAGAGTTTGCTCCAAAAACTGAAGACAAGGAGAAGGTAATACAGGGTTTCATTCTTATTCATGATTCTCTTGCAAAAATGCTTGAGCAAAAAGGATTGAAACAAATCCCTGCAAAAGGTCAGCCTTTCGACTATAACCTGCACAATGCAATAGGCAGATATGCCAACAGCGAAGTAGATCCCGATACTGTACTTGAAGTAGTTACCCCGGGTTACATGTATAAAGATACTATTCTGCGTCACAGCGATGTAATTATCAGTGAATTGCCGGAAACCCCTACAGATGACTCAACTAAATCAGAGGAAGAAGAAAAGTAA
- the dnaJ gene encoding molecular chaperone DnaJ, producing MSKRDYYEVLGVAKSASKDEIKSSYRKIAMQFHPDRNPDNKEAEEKFKEAAEAYEVLSDDEKRAKYDRFGHQAFGAGGGQQGFTDINDIFSHFSDVFGGGGSIFDDFFGGGRRGSGGGKRRSTGTPGSDLRVTLKLKLEEIATGTTKTIKINKFVKCDSCTGSGSEGGASKKTCPACNGSGEIRNVSRSVFGQFVNIQPCANCNGEGSVIDKPCKKCHGDGRTKSEVTETIEVPAGVSDEMQLSLRGRGNAGLRGGPNGDLLVGFQEIEHEHFKRDGSDVMYQLFISFPQAVFGDEVEIPTLTGKVKLSVEAGTSAGKILRLAGKGLPNVNDRSHRKGDQLVQVNIIVPKKTNAREKELLKELQTQPNISGSEEKSGFFKKFGL from the coding sequence ATGAGCAAAAGAGATTATTATGAGGTGCTTGGTGTTGCTAAGTCAGCTTCGAAGGATGAAATAAAGTCTTCCTACAGAAAAATTGCAATGCAATTTCACCCTGACAGGAATCCCGACAACAAAGAAGCAGAAGAAAAATTTAAAGAAGCAGCCGAAGCATATGAAGTTTTAAGTGATGATGAGAAAAGAGCGAAATACGACAGATTCGGCCACCAGGCTTTCGGAGCCGGTGGAGGTCAGCAGGGATTTACAGATATCAACGATATATTCTCCCATTTTTCGGATGTTTTCGGAGGTGGCGGTTCCATTTTCGATGACTTCTTCGGCGGAGGCAGAAGAGGTTCCGGAGGAGGAAAAAGAAGAAGTACCGGTACTCCCGGCAGTGATCTGAGAGTGACTTTAAAATTAAAACTTGAAGAAATTGCCACCGGCACTACAAAGACCATCAAAATCAATAAATTTGTAAAATGCGATTCCTGTACTGGAAGCGGATCTGAGGGTGGGGCCAGCAAAAAGACATGCCCTGCATGTAACGGTTCAGGTGAGATCAGAAATGTCTCGCGCTCGGTCTTCGGACAGTTCGTAAACATCCAACCCTGTGCCAACTGTAACGGCGAAGGGAGTGTAATCGACAAACCCTGCAAGAAATGCCACGGTGACGGTAGAACCAAAAGCGAAGTCACGGAAACCATCGAAGTGCCGGCTGGTGTCAGCGATGAGATGCAGTTAAGTCTCAGAGGAAGAGGAAATGCCGGTCTTAGAGGAGGACCGAACGGTGATCTGCTTGTCGGTTTTCAGGAGATTGAACACGAGCACTTCAAAAGAGACGGTTCGGATGTCATGTATCAACTCTTTATTAGTTTCCCGCAGGCTGTGTTTGGAGATGAAGTTGAAATTCCAACCCTTACAGGAAAAGTTAAACTTTCGGTTGAGGCGGGTACAAGCGCCGGCAAGATACTCAGGCTTGCAGGGAAAGGTCTGCCTAATGTGAATGACAGAAGCCATCGGAAAGGCGACCAGCTTGTTCAGGTAAATATTATTGTTCCGAAGAAAACGAACGCAAGAGAAAAAGAACTTCTTAAGGAATTACAGACACAGCCCAATATTTCGGGCTCAGAGGAAAAAAGCGGTTTCTTTAAGAAATTCGGATTGTAG
- a CDS encoding helix-hairpin-helix domain-containing protein has protein sequence MIERLSIRSGLTKLEVSALLFVLVAIVTGALIQIFKPDAKAEIPPPKEKTSAQLLKEQTEKVEKDKQKKSGSKSSASESMKKGIPKDSSININTASIDDFVRITGIGEEIAASIVEFRVNNNGFDSVDQLLKVKGIGKKTLEKIKRYLTL, from the coding sequence TTGATCGAGCGCCTTTCAATAAGGTCAGGATTAACTAAACTGGAGGTCTCAGCACTTCTGTTTGTCCTGGTCGCTATTGTAACCGGCGCTTTGATTCAAATTTTCAAACCTGATGCAAAAGCGGAAATTCCACCTCCCAAGGAAAAAACATCCGCTCAACTCCTAAAAGAACAGACTGAAAAAGTAGAGAAGGATAAACAAAAGAAAAGTGGGTCGAAGAGTTCAGCAAGTGAATCCATGAAAAAAGGAATCCCAAAAGACTCGTCGATTAATATAAATACAGCTTCTATAGACGATTTTGTGAGAATCACGGGAATCGGTGAGGAAATTGCTGCTAGTATTGTTGAATTTAGAGTAAATAATAATGGGTTCGACTCGGTTGACCAGTTACTCAAGGTCAAAGGTATCGGAAAGAAAACTCTTGAGAAAATTAAACGCTACCTGACGCTTTGA